A region of Peptococcaceae bacterium DNA encodes the following proteins:
- the glmS gene encoding glutamine--fructose-6-phosphate transaminase (isomerizing), whose protein sequence is MCGIVGYIGPREATPLLISGLKKLEYRGYDSAGVAVIENHDIRVIKTAGKLSNLEKKLEEHMPEGKVGIGHTRWATHGRPSDVNSHPHQGCSNDFAVVHNGIIENYLELKEWLINERGHVFASETDTEVIAHLVEEFYQGDLVESVRKTLEKVQGSYAIGVISVKEPDKLVAARKDSPLIVGLGESENFIASDIPAILNHTRNVYLVEDGEVVLLTEKQAVILDKDNRPVERPVFYVEWDAEAAEKGGYEHFMLKEIMEQPEAFKKTLTGRIQNGRVKFNELNFTREQVEKWKKIFIVACGTAYHSGLIGKPLVEDFLRVPVEVDIASEFRYREPLVDSQTLAVFISQSGETADTLAALREAKNRGAATLAITNVVGSSISREADYTIYLWAGPEIAVASTKAYTTMLIAQYLLSVYLAQVKGTIPEEKATRILDGLLELPGKARQILDEKERLHKLAESIKGCEHLFFIGRGYDYNIAQEGALKLKEISYIHAEAYAAGELKHGTLALVTEETPVIAIALQEKTYEKTLSNIKEVIARDAYVIGLANEGDTEILKTVNNVIYIPKIENIVSPVLAIIPLQLLAYYAAVVRGCNVDQPRNLAKSVTVE, encoded by the coding sequence ATGTGCGGGATTGTTGGCTATATTGGACCGAGGGAGGCAACTCCTCTTTTAATATCCGGATTAAAGAAACTTGAGTACAGGGGCTATGATTCCGCCGGTGTGGCGGTGATTGAAAACCATGATATCCGGGTGATCAAAACTGCAGGCAAGCTGAGCAACCTGGAAAAGAAACTGGAAGAACACATGCCGGAAGGGAAGGTGGGTATCGGCCATACCCGCTGGGCAACACACGGGCGTCCCAGCGACGTCAACTCTCACCCGCACCAGGGCTGTTCCAACGACTTTGCCGTCGTGCACAACGGGATAATTGAGAATTACCTGGAATTAAAAGAATGGTTGATTAATGAGCGGGGGCATGTCTTCGCTTCGGAAACGGACACGGAAGTGATTGCCCACCTCGTGGAAGAGTTCTACCAGGGCGACCTGGTTGAGTCTGTGCGAAAAACGCTGGAGAAGGTCCAGGGGTCTTACGCCATCGGGGTGATTTCCGTTAAGGAGCCCGACAAGCTGGTGGCGGCCAGGAAAGACAGCCCGCTTATCGTGGGGCTGGGAGAAAGCGAGAATTTTATCGCCTCGGACATCCCGGCCATTCTTAACCATACCAGGAACGTCTACCTGGTGGAAGACGGGGAAGTGGTGCTGCTCACCGAGAAACAGGCAGTTATCCTGGATAAAGACAACCGCCCGGTGGAGCGCCCCGTGTTTTATGTGGAATGGGATGCGGAAGCGGCCGAAAAGGGCGGTTACGAACATTTCATGCTCAAGGAGATTATGGAACAGCCGGAGGCTTTTAAAAAGACCCTGACTGGACGCATTCAAAACGGGCGGGTTAAGTTCAACGAGCTCAATTTTACCAGGGAACAGGTGGAAAAATGGAAGAAGATTTTTATCGTGGCCTGCGGCACGGCCTACCACTCCGGTCTCATCGGCAAGCCGCTGGTCGAAGATTTCCTGCGGGTCCCCGTGGAAGTGGACATCGCCTCCGAGTTTCGCTACCGTGAGCCGCTGGTGGATTCACAGACCCTGGCCGTCTTTATCAGCCAGTCGGGAGAGACGGCCGACACGCTGGCCGCGCTCCGGGAAGCCAAGAACAGGGGGGCCGCCACTTTAGCCATTACCAACGTGGTGGGAAGCTCCATCTCGCGGGAGGCGGACTACACAATCTACCTGTGGGCCGGTCCGGAGATCGCCGTCGCCTCCACCAAGGCTTACACCACCATGCTCATTGCCCAGTACTTATTGAGCGTTTACTTGGCCCAGGTCAAGGGGACAATTCCCGAGGAGAAAGCCACCCGGATTCTTGACGGGCTTTTGGAACTGCCCGGCAAGGCGCGGCAGATCCTGGACGAAAAAGAACGCCTGCACAAGCTGGCCGAAAGCATCAAAGGCTGCGAGCACCTCTTTTTCATAGGCCGGGGCTATGACTACAACATCGCCCAGGAAGGGGCCCTCAAGCTAAAGGAGATTTCCTACATCCATGCTGAAGCGTACGCGGCCGGAGAACTCAAGCACGGCACCCTGGCCCTGGTTACGGAAGAAACGCCGGTTATCGCCATTGCCCTCCAGGAAAAAACTTACGAAAAGACCCTGAGCAACATCAAGGAAGTGATTGCGCGCGACGCTTACGTAATCGGGCTGGCCAATGAGGGGGACACCGAGATACTGAAAACGGTCAATAATGTTATTTACATCCCGAAGATTGAAAATATTGTCAGCCCTGTCCTGGCCATAATCCCGCTCCAGCTGTTGGCATACTATGCGGCGGTGGTGAGGGGCTGCAACGTGGACCAGCCCAGAAATTTGGCCAAGAGCGTAACCGTGGAGTAA
- a CDS encoding diguanylate cyclase: MPSRGKPKLFQVLQKWFLLIGYASVLLSLVIFLYLSYSSIKEFAFLNLQNSCEQQSMMINGWFRERAREIDRLSVLPALRRGDAEEIKETFAVYKQRVDAEFDSYYFAGKNGFIVTGAAGEDILLYVGDRGYFKAAVEGKSCTSEVLTSRIDGQPVVVVCSPVYSEDNEVSGAVLGTLSLSRVDDFVSSFHFGQTGETYLVNESGLMLTESRFTQTLTDNGLANGTTKYSLSARSRGVDRVINGENGTGEYLNYRQVPVLGAYRWLPERGWGLVVEIEKGEVVSGWLKKVLPFLAVFLAAMTMSTYFLARRMAGKIVAPLAAITRKVGVFSENYKSDVLSWFSLDSLVYEEFALLSEAFSSMGERIQQLMENLESEAQYDPLTRLPNRLYFFKRGEQVLELVQRKERVCSLVFLDIDYFKKVNDTYGHAIGDLVLIHLARILESNVRISDIVARLGGEEFTIILPDTDLTGARMLAERLRKKIYQTPVKLAEESLTITVSMGIAAYFGTKGRIYGNEVLENLIKKADAAMYLAKQKGRNRVEIFAEEADSRQLRLFLDEDGDVV; encoded by the coding sequence GTGCCTTCACGCGGCAAACCCAAGCTTTTCCAGGTATTGCAGAAATGGTTTTTGTTAATCGGCTATGCTTCCGTTTTGTTGAGCCTGGTCATTTTTTTATACCTTTCGTACAGTTCAATAAAGGAATTTGCTTTTCTTAATCTCCAAAACAGCTGTGAACAGCAGTCCATGATGATCAACGGCTGGTTCAGGGAGAGGGCGCGGGAAATAGACAGGCTTTCCGTGCTGCCCGCCCTAAGACGCGGCGATGCGGAAGAAATCAAGGAGACATTCGCGGTATACAAGCAAAGAGTTGATGCGGAATTTGATTCTTATTACTTTGCCGGTAAGAACGGCTTTATCGTTACTGGTGCTGCAGGCGAAGATATCCTGCTCTACGTGGGTGACCGCGGTTATTTCAAGGCGGCTGTGGAGGGAAAAAGCTGCACCAGTGAAGTGCTTACCAGCAGAATAGACGGCCAACCCGTAGTGGTTGTCTGCAGCCCGGTTTATTCCGAAGACAACGAGGTATCGGGGGCTGTTCTGGGTACGTTGAGTTTATCAAGAGTAGACGACTTTGTTTCATCCTTTCATTTCGGTCAAACCGGGGAAACTTACCTGGTAAATGAAAGCGGTTTGATGCTGACAGAGTCCCGGTTCACTCAAACGCTTACCGACAACGGGCTGGCGAATGGGACGACAAAATACAGTTTAAGTGCCAGATCCAGGGGTGTCGATAGGGTTATAAACGGAGAAAACGGCACAGGGGAGTATTTAAACTACCGGCAGGTCCCGGTGCTGGGGGCGTACCGCTGGCTGCCGGAGCGCGGCTGGGGGCTGGTTGTGGAAATTGAAAAAGGGGAAGTGGTGAGCGGCTGGCTAAAAAAAGTGCTGCCTTTCCTGGCGGTTTTTTTGGCGGCGATGACCATGTCCACTTATTTCCTGGCCCGGCGAATGGCGGGAAAAATCGTTGCCCCGCTGGCGGCAATTACCAGGAAAGTGGGTGTTTTCAGCGAAAATTACAAATCAGATGTTTTGTCATGGTTCTCGCTGGATTCGCTTGTTTATGAGGAATTCGCGCTCCTGAGCGAAGCCTTCAGTTCCATGGGGGAGAGAATACAGCAGCTGATGGAGAACCTGGAATCCGAAGCACAGTACGACCCGCTGACCAGGCTTCCCAACCGCCTGTATTTTTTCAAACGCGGCGAGCAGGTGCTTGAACTTGTCCAGCGAAAAGAAAGGGTCTGTTCGCTTGTTTTCCTGGACATTGATTACTTTAAAAAAGTCAACGATACATATGGACACGCGATTGGCGACCTTGTGCTGATCCACCTGGCCAGGATCCTGGAAAGCAATGTCAGGATCAGCGATATTGTTGCCAGGCTGGGAGGAGAAGAGTTCACCATCATTTTGCCTGATACGGATTTGACCGGGGCCAGGATGCTGGCTGAACGTTTAAGAAAAAAGATTTATCAAACACCAGTCAAGCTGGCTGAAGAATCATTGACAATTACGGTCAGCATGGGCATAGCGGCATATTTTGGGACCAAGGGCCGGATTTACGGAAACGAGGTCCTGGAAAATCTTATTAAAAAGGCTGACGCGGCCATGTACCTGGCCAAGCAGAAAGGGCGAAACCGCGTGGAAATATTCGCGGAAGAAGCTGACAGCAGGCAGCTGCGACTTTTCCTTGATGAGGACGGCGATGTGGTGTAA
- a CDS encoding L-lactate permease: MLAFLAFLPILVIIVLMAGMNWPAKKAVPVGWLLAAVIALVFWKMEIAAVLGASLFGALKGFDVLVIIFGAILLMNTLDESGAMATIKNGFMGVTKDRRIQAIIIGWMFGAFIEGAAGFGTPAALAGPLLVGLGFPPLAAAMVALIFNSTPVSFGCVGTPIFGAMSTLSANLTAAAAPVSAEVYKLGLTQYVALTHAVCGTFIPLLGICFLTRFFGEDRSVKHGLAAAPFAIFSGLCFTVPYMATAWLFGPEFPSLVGALIGLPVVLYAAKSGFLAPKTAWEFVDSSKWEADWKSAVETAGAREENLKMSMSMAWLPYVLIALLLVVTRVPSLGIKGWITQQVIALPPFFGYEKFKYAFQYLYLPGTVPFILVSLLMIPIHGMTGAQAAKAWKATFKKCSGAAIALLFGVGMTHLMLNSNLNPLKLDSMMVTMAKAAAGMFGTAWPLVSPFVGVLGAFISGSNTVSNILFSSFQFDVASQLGISHTLINTLQVVGGAIGNMICVNNVVAVCATVGTIGAEGTIIRRNFFPCVMYGLAAAFFVMFLMGVTNLY; encoded by the coding sequence ATGCTGGCTTTTTTAGCCTTTTTGCCCATACTTGTTATTATCGTTCTAATGGCAGGTATGAACTGGCCTGCCAAGAAGGCCGTGCCCGTGGGCTGGTTGCTGGCCGCCGTTATAGCCCTGGTTTTTTGGAAAATGGAAATCGCGGCGGTTTTGGGAGCATCCCTGTTTGGCGCCCTGAAAGGCTTTGACGTGCTGGTCATTATCTTCGGCGCGATATTGCTTATGAATACCCTGGACGAGAGCGGCGCCATGGCGACAATTAAAAACGGCTTCATGGGCGTAACGAAAGACCGCCGCATCCAGGCCATCATCATCGGCTGGATGTTCGGCGCCTTTATAGAAGGGGCGGCAGGCTTCGGCACTCCGGCCGCGCTCGCCGGTCCGCTGCTTGTCGGGCTGGGCTTTCCTCCCCTCGCTGCGGCGATGGTCGCCCTAATCTTCAACAGTACGCCGGTCAGCTTCGGCTGTGTCGGGACACCGATTTTTGGAGCCATGTCCACACTTAGCGCCAATCTCACTGCTGCCGCTGCGCCGGTATCGGCCGAGGTCTACAAACTGGGTCTGACCCAATACGTCGCCCTCACCCACGCTGTCTGCGGTACGTTTATTCCACTTTTGGGCATCTGCTTTCTGACTAGGTTCTTCGGTGAGGACAGGTCCGTCAAACACGGCCTGGCCGCTGCTCCTTTCGCCATTTTTTCCGGCCTTTGCTTCACTGTTCCTTATATGGCAACAGCCTGGCTGTTTGGTCCTGAGTTCCCCTCTCTGGTGGGCGCCCTGATCGGCCTGCCGGTAGTGTTGTATGCTGCCAAATCCGGCTTCCTGGCTCCAAAAACCGCCTGGGAGTTTGTTGATTCCAGCAAGTGGGAAGCTGACTGGAAGAGCGCTGTGGAGACTGCCGGCGCCAGGGAAGAAAACTTAAAGATGTCCATGTCCATGGCCTGGCTGCCATATGTCCTCATTGCCCTGCTGTTGGTTGTCACCCGGGTTCCCAGCCTGGGAATAAAGGGGTGGATAACTCAACAGGTGATTGCCTTACCGCCGTTTTTTGGATATGAAAAATTCAAATATGCTTTCCAGTACCTTTATTTGCCCGGTACAGTCCCGTTCATTCTGGTTTCTCTCCTGATGATTCCCATTCACGGTATGACGGGGGCGCAGGCTGCCAAGGCTTGGAAGGCTACCTTCAAGAAGTGTTCCGGCGCCGCGATCGCCCTGTTGTTCGGGGTGGGCATGACTCATCTGATGCTGAATTCCAACCTCAACCCCCTGAAGCTGGACAGCATGATGGTGACCATGGCCAAAGCCGCCGCCGGAATGTTTGGTACCGCTTGGCCGCTGGTATCGCCCTTTGTCGGGGTGTTGGGGGCTTTTATTTCCGGCTCGAACACGGTCTCCAACATCCTTTTTTCTTCATTCCAGTTCGATGTGGCCAGCCAGCTGGGGATTTCCCACACCCTAATCAATACCCTGCAGGTGGTGGGCGGGGCAATTGGCAACATGATTTGCGTGAACAACGTCGTGGCCGTCTGCGCGACGGTGGGGACAATAGGAGCGGAAGGAACCATCATCAGGCGAAACTTCTTCCCTTGCGTCATGTACGGCTTGGCCGCCGCCTTTTTCGTAATGTTCCTGATGGGAGTAACCAACCTTTACTGA
- the larA gene encoding nickel-dependent lactate racemase: MAKVSLPYGPGSLSLEIPDERIAGLLVSRAHEYQPEDTETALVAKALDNPIASLPLRELAKGKKKVVIISSDHTRPVPSHVTMPLLLEEVKKGNAGAEITILVATGYHRPTTESELRQKYGDSIVENERIVIHNAFREEDMVNLGTLPSGGALLLNRLVKDADLLAAEGFIEPHFFAGFSGGRKSVLPGIASKDTILANHCAQFIAHEKSRTGILEGNPIHADMVYAARAAGLKFILNVVINAEKKVIKAFAGDFEKAHEEGCRFVNELAGVKAAPAEIVVTTNGGYPLDQNIYQSVKSMTAAEATCKEGGVIIVASQCSDGHGGEGFYRTFAQAKEVREVMDDIIRRGASETVPDQWESQILARVLLKHRVIMVTDAPREMVEDMHMKWAPSLAAALEMAGKMVGDDRAKVTVIPDGVAVIVQQ, encoded by the coding sequence ATGGCAAAGGTGAGCCTGCCATATGGTCCGGGTAGTTTGAGCCTGGAAATTCCGGATGAGCGGATCGCAGGACTTCTTGTGTCCAGGGCCCATGAATACCAGCCGGAAGACACGGAAACGGCGCTGGTGGCAAAAGCCCTTGACAACCCCATCGCTTCTTTGCCCCTGCGTGAACTGGCCAAAGGGAAGAAGAAGGTGGTGATAATCTCCAGCGACCACACCCGCCCCGTGCCCAGTCATGTCACGATGCCGCTTTTGCTGGAAGAGGTCAAGAAAGGAAATGCGGGAGCGGAGATTACTATCCTGGTAGCCACCGGTTATCACCGGCCTACCACGGAAAGCGAACTGCGGCAAAAGTACGGTGATTCGATCGTGGAGAATGAACGCATTGTCATACATAACGCCTTCCGGGAAGAAGACATGGTAAACCTGGGGACCCTTCCCTCCGGCGGCGCCCTGCTGCTTAACCGGCTGGTGAAGGATGCTGACCTGCTGGCGGCGGAAGGATTCATCGAGCCCCACTTCTTTGCCGGTTTTTCCGGGGGCAGAAAAAGCGTGCTTCCCGGCATCGCCAGCAAGGATACCATCCTGGCCAATCACTGCGCGCAGTTCATCGCCCACGAAAAATCACGCACCGGCATACTCGAAGGGAATCCCATCCATGCGGATATGGTTTACGCCGCCCGGGCGGCAGGGCTGAAATTCATCCTGAACGTGGTGATCAACGCGGAGAAGAAGGTGATAAAGGCTTTTGCCGGCGATTTTGAAAAGGCGCACGAGGAAGGCTGCCGGTTTGTTAACGAGCTGGCCGGGGTCAAAGCCGCCCCGGCGGAAATCGTCGTTACGACCAACGGCGGCTACCCGCTTGACCAGAACATTTACCAGTCCGTCAAGAGCATGACGGCGGCCGAGGCTACCTGCAAGGAAGGCGGGGTCATTATCGTGGCTTCGCAGTGCAGCGACGGGCACGGCGGGGAGGGGTTCTACCGCACCTTTGCCCAGGCCAAAGAAGTGCGGGAGGTCATGGACGACATCATCAGGCGCGGAGCAAGCGAAACGGTTCCCGACCAGTGGGAATCGCAAATCCTGGCCCGGGTCCTCTTGAAACACCGGGTGATCATGGTGACGGACGCCCCGCGGGAAATGGTCGAAGACATGCACATGAAATGGGCGCCTTCGCTGGCGGCGGCGCTGGAAATGGCCGGGAAAATGGTTGGCGATGACCGGGCCAAGGTAACCGTTATCCCGGACGGGGTTGCGGTGATTGTGCAGCAATAA
- a CDS encoding FAD-binding protein: protein MKYNPVTKEVIARLGAIVGEKNVITDEEKLEAYSHDETPVSQYARMPEVVVTPRSAEEIAEIVRLANRELIPITPRGAGSGLSGGAIPEHGGIVISFEKMNRVLEIDYDNMMMVLEPGVVTNEVNAMVAERGLFFAGYPMSLETCYLGGNIAENAGGGKAVKYGVTGRYIMGLEFVTPTGEIVSFGGKLVKDVTGYDIKQLIVGSEGTLGIVTKAVIKLLPLPTVRVNLLALFEDVKTAIAMVPEIMTKGRVIPTSIEFMDKLSVQTSCRYLNEKLPYENCGAMLLLEVDGNRAGQVEDDAETIGELCLQGGAIEVYVADNKTTQERVWSVRRNIAEAFKVFSPHQSLEDIVVPIAAIPDLMPEIERISQKYGLQIPVYGHAGDGNLHATLVKNPASTMEEWYKSEDEALLELYQATKKLGGTISGEHGIGSKRKKYIHLFYGPDEIDLMRKIKRAFDPNNIMNPGKIFEM, encoded by the coding sequence ATGAAATACAACCCGGTGACCAAAGAGGTCATAGCCCGGCTCGGCGCGATTGTGGGCGAGAAGAATGTCATTACCGACGAGGAAAAGCTGGAAGCCTATTCACACGACGAAACCCCGGTGAGCCAGTACGCCCGCATGCCTGAAGTGGTGGTAACGCCAAGGAGTGCGGAGGAGATTGCGGAAATTGTCAGGCTTGCCAACAGGGAACTGATACCAATCACCCCGCGGGGCGCCGGCAGCGGTCTTTCGGGAGGCGCCATTCCCGAACACGGCGGGATTGTCATTTCCTTTGAAAAAATGAACCGGGTGCTGGAAATAGATTACGACAACATGATGATGGTTCTAGAACCCGGCGTGGTTACAAACGAAGTTAATGCCATGGTTGCTGAAAGAGGGCTGTTTTTTGCGGGGTACCCCATGAGCCTGGAAACATGTTACCTTGGCGGCAACATCGCTGAAAACGCCGGCGGCGGCAAGGCGGTAAAGTACGGGGTCACCGGGCGTTATATCATGGGACTGGAATTCGTTACGCCCACCGGGGAGATAGTCAGTTTCGGCGGCAAGCTGGTGAAGGACGTGACCGGGTATGACATCAAGCAGCTCATTGTCGGCTCGGAAGGAACGCTGGGGATAGTGACCAAGGCCGTGATCAAGCTTCTTCCCCTCCCCACGGTGAGGGTAAACCTGCTGGCGCTTTTTGAGGACGTCAAAACCGCCATAGCCATGGTCCCGGAGATCATGACCAAAGGAAGGGTTATACCCACCTCCATCGAGTTTATGGATAAACTGTCCGTGCAGACTTCTTGCCGTTACCTCAACGAAAAACTGCCTTACGAAAACTGCGGGGCCATGCTTCTGCTTGAGGTGGACGGCAACCGGGCCGGGCAGGTGGAAGACGATGCGGAGACCATCGGCGAGTTGTGCTTGCAGGGAGGGGCAATCGAGGTGTACGTTGCCGATAACAAGACAACCCAGGAGAGGGTCTGGAGCGTCAGGAGGAACATCGCGGAAGCTTTTAAAGTTTTCAGCCCCCACCAGAGCCTTGAGGATATTGTGGTTCCCATTGCCGCCATTCCCGACCTGATGCCGGAGATAGAGAGGATTTCCCAAAAGTACGGCCTGCAGATCCCCGTTTACGGCCATGCTGGTGACGGGAACCTTCACGCCACCCTGGTCAAGAACCCGGCAAGCACCATGGAAGAATGGTACAAGAGCGAAGACGAAGCCCTGCTGGAACTTTACCAGGCCACCAAAAAACTCGGCGGCACCATCAGCGGCGAGCACGGGATCGGCTCGAAAAGGAAAAAGTATATCCACCTGTTTTACGGGCCTGACGAAATAGACCTGATGAGAAAGATAAAGCGTGCCTTTGATCCCAACAACATCATGAATCCCGGAAAAATTTTCGAGATGTAA
- a CDS encoding electron transfer flavoprotein subunit alpha/FixB family protein → MKLNYNSVWTIAEAGQGRVKTVSFELLARARKLADKLGTELISVLMGYPLQESEVRELILRGADKVYLVTHPFLEHFIVENYANVLVNLINKYRPEIILAGATSSGRTLMPYVAVRVKAGLTADCTELDIEEETGNLLQTRPAIGGNIMATIKTPEHRPQMATVRPRSTRPAARDERRTGEIVRVDFNIDWLDGRVERVGFRRVEGEDVNLQDADIIVSGGKGLKKAENVELLKRLAGLLGGVVGCSREVVDRGWMSYPHQVGLSGKTVTPKLYIAAGISGAIQHLAGMKTADTIVAINKDPDAAIFKVADFGIAGDLFAVVPALCERLKKEVVKK, encoded by the coding sequence ATGAAGTTGAACTATAACAGTGTGTGGACTATCGCCGAAGCCGGTCAGGGCAGGGTGAAAACGGTATCTTTCGAACTCCTGGCCAGGGCAAGGAAACTGGCGGATAAACTGGGGACAGAACTCATTTCGGTTTTAATGGGTTACCCTCTACAGGAAAGCGAGGTCAGGGAATTGATCCTGCGCGGTGCGGATAAGGTTTACCTGGTAACCCATCCTTTCCTGGAACACTTTATTGTCGAGAATTACGCAAATGTTCTGGTAAACCTGATCAACAAGTACAGGCCCGAAATTATACTCGCCGGAGCCACCTCCAGCGGCAGGACGCTGATGCCTTACGTGGCCGTGAGGGTCAAGGCGGGCCTTACTGCGGACTGCACCGAACTGGATATTGAAGAGGAAACGGGGAATCTGCTGCAAACAAGGCCGGCTATCGGCGGCAATATTATGGCCACAATCAAGACGCCGGAGCACAGGCCGCAGATGGCCACGGTTAGACCCAGGTCCACCAGGCCGGCAGCGAGAGATGAACGGAGAACAGGGGAAATTGTGCGGGTGGATTTCAATATCGACTGGCTCGACGGCCGGGTGGAACGCGTGGGTTTTCGCCGTGTTGAAGGAGAAGATGTCAACCTCCAGGATGCCGACATCATCGTTTCAGGCGGCAAAGGCCTGAAAAAGGCGGAAAACGTTGAACTCCTCAAAAGGCTTGCCGGGCTGCTGGGTGGCGTGGTGGGCTGCTCCAGGGAGGTTGTCGACCGGGGCTGGATGTCTTATCCCCACCAGGTAGGGCTCAGCGGGAAAACGGTTACCCCCAAACTATACATTGCCGCCGGTATTTCCGGCGCTATCCAGCACCTGGCCGGAATGAAAACCGCGGATACCATTGTGGCTATTAATAAGGACCCTGATGCCGCCATTTTCAAGGTGGCTGATTTCGGGATCGCCGGCGATCTCTTTGCAGTGGTACCTGCCCTGTGCGAGAGGTTGAAGAAGGAGGTCGTGAAAAAATGA